A window of Triticum urartu cultivar G1812 unplaced genomic scaffold, Tu2.1 TuUngrouped_contig_7053, whole genome shotgun sequence genomic DNA:
GGTTTTAATTTATATACCCCAGCCCACCCCCAACCATATCTaaaaaaccccccccccccccgaccccGAGACGAAGCCACACCCACAACCACTCCTCTTCCTCCCTTTCTCCGAGGCTAGCCACCGAGCAAGCGAGCAATGGCGCCGCCCAACCGGAGAGGTGGCAGCGGCCCGAAGAAGACCGGTATCGGCCGGATCGAGCAGGAGGATGCCCGGTACGTCTGCTACTCCAAGCGCCGCGTGGGGTTCTTCACAAAGGCCACCGATCTGTCGGTCTTGACCGGCGCCCAGGTGGCCGCCCTCGCCTTCTCTCCCCGCTGCAGGGCCATCTCCTTCGGCCACCCCTCGGTCGACTCCGTCGTGGAACGCTTCCTGGCGGGGGAGGCTGCTGGGGCTGGCGCGAGGAAGGAGGACGCTGCCGACGACCGCTTGCTGGCGGGGGAGGGTGCAATTACCGTAATGGCATGGTGGGTAATTAAAGTATAAAACACGCTTAGTATGCTGGAGTGACGTAGACCATCAGATTGGAGGTTTCGATGGGTAGAATCAGGCCCGAGCCCATGGGGATGCAACCTGTGCGCCGGCACAGGGCCCCCAGTTTTCAGGGGCCTCAGATTTTGTACGCACGGCTAGGCAAAGTCCAATTGGCTGGGTCTTTTATCCTTTGTACACGGGCCTCCTTCCGTCTTTCCTCTGGGTGAAACAGGCCCCAATTGGGACGTGCGCCTCATCCAGCGATCGATCTTCCAGCGATCGATCTGCCTTCTCTCAAAAAAAGTGATCGATCTGCCTAAGAAAAAAAATCCAGCGATCCATTGAGACGAACAAAGCCAATCTCTTGATTTTCTCCTCCGGCGGCCGAGTTAAGCTAAATTGTAGGTTATATCCATTCTTCGGTCTCCTCCAGGAGAGCAGGACCACGAACGGCAGCGCGGCAGGGAGGACATGAAGGAATGGAAGGTTCAAGCCATCTTCGATCTCCAATTTCTTAAGCGTCGTCGCTTTGATAACCGGCGATCACGTGAGGCCTTGATTGTGAGTTGCGATTTACATCCGCTATTTAGTTCTGCAAAAATCTTCTAGCTATTATTTTTT
This region includes:
- the LOC125531412 gene encoding uncharacterized protein LOC125531412, with translation MAPPNRRGGSGPKKTGIGRIEQEDARYVCYSKRRVGFFTKATDLSVLTGAQVAALAFSPRCRAISFGHPSVDSVVERFLAGEAAGAGARKEDAADDRLLAGEGAITVMACPRDKDMATFFAALMQEQGFEAAMDMQQMVMAALPPSQVVAAGMDMQETPPPPGLAAGMDMEQMQMTMPKPPGFDAGLDM